The following proteins are encoded in a genomic region of Gimesia algae:
- a CDS encoding DUF444 family protein, which produces MVRRIDRDQQRFDKIIKGKVRQQLRKYINHGEMIGRKGRETVSIPVPNIEIPHFQHGEKGSGGVGQGEGEVGQPIGRGKGEGDGPGQAGNERGQHIREVELTLEELADMLGEALELPRIEPKGEDALTSQKDRYTSIRPTGPDSLRHFKRTYKRALRRMIATNNYDPKDPFIVPTKDDERFRSWKTVTEPHTNAAVIYMMDVSGSMTDVQKEIVRTEAFWIDTWLKRQYDGIERRYIVHDAVAHEVDEDTFYRIRESGGTRISSAYRAADHIIKRDFPPSQWNIYCFQFSDGDNWGEDNSDCIENLKQNLFPICNLFCYGQVRSPYGSGDFIKELRKVEEEFDNLILSEIDDKEAIYGSIKTFLGTGK; this is translated from the coding sequence ATGGTGCGAAGAATAGATCGTGACCAGCAACGGTTCGATAAAATTATCAAAGGGAAGGTCCGACAACAGCTCCGGAAATATATCAATCATGGTGAAATGATTGGTCGTAAAGGCCGCGAGACTGTCAGTATCCCCGTTCCGAATATCGAGATTCCCCATTTTCAGCACGGCGAAAAAGGGAGCGGCGGTGTCGGGCAGGGAGAAGGCGAAGTCGGACAGCCCATTGGCCGCGGTAAAGGGGAGGGCGATGGTCCCGGTCAGGCCGGTAACGAACGCGGGCAGCATATTCGCGAAGTTGAATTGACGCTCGAAGAACTGGCCGACATGCTCGGCGAAGCGCTGGAGCTTCCGCGGATTGAACCCAAGGGGGAAGATGCGCTTACATCACAGAAAGACCGTTATACTTCGATCCGTCCGACAGGTCCGGATTCACTGCGCCATTTTAAACGTACTTACAAACGCGCACTCAGACGGATGATTGCCACGAATAATTACGATCCCAAAGATCCGTTTATTGTTCCCACGAAAGATGATGAACGCTTTCGCAGTTGGAAAACCGTTACCGAGCCGCATACGAATGCTGCGGTCATTTATATGATGGATGTGTCCGGATCGATGACCGATGTGCAGAAAGAAATTGTCCGCACGGAAGCCTTCTGGATTGATACCTGGCTCAAGCGGCAATATGACGGCATTGAACGCCGTTATATTGTGCATGATGCTGTGGCTCATGAAGTGGATGAGGATACGTTTTACCGCATTCGAGAGAGTGGCGGGACACGTATCTCATCCGCTTACCGGGCTGCCGACCACATTATCAAACGCGACTTTCCCCCCTCCCAATGGAATATTTACTGTTTTCAATTTTCGGATGGAGACAATTGGGGTGAAGACAATTCGGACTGTATCGAAAACCTTAAGCAAAATCTGTTTCCAATCTGTAACCTGTTCTGTTACGGGCAGGTCCGCAGTCCGTATGGATCGGGTGATTTCATAAAAGAACTCCGCAAAGTGGAAGAGGAGTTCGATAATCTGATCCTCTCGGAAATTGATGACAAAGAAGCAATTTACGGTTCCATTAAAA
- a CDS encoding PrkA family serine protein kinase translates to MENGRSILNQISGQLNADSFLQEHWQGSFEEYLDIVRQDPRVTRTAFQRVYDMIMSYGTYPVEGKKSLIRYRFFDDPVNDGKDGIFGLSQPLMELVNVFKSAALKYGSERRVLLLHGPVGSSKSTIARLLKQGLERYSRTEDGALYSFGWKEEDGTILWDPMNGDPLQLVPLKNRQEICDYLNAERDPDKDAGYGVEITGEVCPLSRFIFNERLEKANGDWTKVMDQIVVKRITFSEQDRIGIGTFQPKDEKNQDSTELTGDINYRKIAQYGSESDPRAFNFDGEFNISNRGLIEFIEVLKLDVAFLYDLLGASQEHKIKPKKFAQTDIDTVIIGHTNEPEYRRLQSNEFMEALRDRTVKIDVPYVTKLSEEVKIYEKDYNTKRVRGKHIAPHTLEIAAMWAVLTRLETPKHHGLTLIQKMNLYNGKSLPGFTTENVEQLRKEAKSEGLFGISPRYVQDKISNALVVNSHSSNLNPFMLLNELEEGLKHHSLIANDDMRDHYRQLITVVKEEYTDIVKNEVQRAIAADEEALTRLCGNYLDNVKAYTQKERVKNKFTGEYEEPDERLMRSIEERIDIPDTRKDDFRREIMNYIGALSLDGKSFDYKTNDRLQKALEMKLFEDQKDTIKLTSLVSNVVDSETQEKIDIVKARLIRNYGYDEESATDVLQYVASIFARGDTKKNSDAA, encoded by the coding sequence ATGGAAAATGGTCGATCAATCTTAAATCAAATCTCGGGTCAGCTGAATGCGGACTCATTTCTTCAGGAACACTGGCAGGGGTCTTTTGAAGAGTACCTCGATATTGTTCGACAGGATCCCCGGGTGACGCGAACGGCGTTCCAGCGTGTTTATGACATGATCATGAGCTATGGAACTTACCCGGTCGAAGGCAAAAAAAGTCTCATCCGCTACCGCTTCTTTGACGATCCCGTAAACGATGGCAAAGATGGCATCTTCGGACTTTCCCAACCTCTGATGGAACTGGTCAACGTCTTCAAGTCGGCCGCCCTCAAGTATGGCAGCGAACGCCGTGTGCTGTTACTGCATGGCCCGGTCGGTAGTTCCAAAAGTACGATTGCCCGTCTGCTCAAGCAGGGGCTAGAACGCTATTCCCGTACCGAAGATGGTGCCCTGTACAGCTTTGGCTGGAAAGAAGAAGACGGCACGATTCTCTGGGATCCCATGAATGGCGATCCGTTGCAGCTGGTACCCCTCAAGAATCGTCAGGAGATCTGCGACTATCTGAATGCGGAGCGTGATCCCGATAAAGATGCGGGCTACGGAGTAGAAATTACAGGCGAAGTCTGCCCGCTCAGTCGATTTATCTTCAATGAACGTCTTGAAAAAGCCAACGGCGACTGGACCAAAGTCATGGATCAGATCGTGGTGAAACGTATCACCTTTTCGGAACAGGATCGGATCGGCATCGGTACCTTCCAGCCGAAAGATGAGAAAAATCAGGACTCGACCGAACTGACCGGCGATATCAATTATCGCAAAATTGCCCAGTATGGAAGCGAAAGCGATCCCCGTGCCTTTAACTTCGATGGGGAATTCAACATCTCCAACCGTGGATTGATTGAATTCATTGAAGTTCTGAAACTGGATGTCGCGTTTCTGTACGACCTCCTGGGGGCTTCACAGGAACATAAAATCAAGCCGAAGAAATTCGCGCAGACTGATATTGATACCGTGATTATCGGTCATACCAACGAACCGGAATATCGCCGACTGCAGTCCAACGAATTCATGGAAGCACTCCGCGACCGTACGGTAAAAATAGATGTACCCTATGTCACGAAACTCAGTGAAGAAGTGAAGATTTACGAGAAGGACTACAATACCAAACGCGTTCGTGGTAAACATATCGCCCCGCATACGCTGGAAATCGCCGCGATGTGGGCCGTGCTCACGAGGCTGGAAACTCCCAAACATCACGGACTGACGTTAATCCAGAAAATGAATCTGTATAACGGAAAATCCCTGCCGGGCTTCACCACCGAAAATGTGGAACAGCTTCGCAAGGAAGCCAAGTCCGAAGGGCTGTTTGGAATTTCTCCCCGCTATGTGCAGGATAAAATCTCGAACGCCCTGGTGGTCAACTCACATAGTTCCAACCTGAATCCGTTCATGCTGCTGAATGAACTTGAAGAGGGACTGAAGCATCACTCGTTGATTGCCAACGATGATATGCGTGATCATTACCGTCAACTTATCACTGTTGTGAAGGAAGAGTATACCGACATCGTGAAGAACGAAGTTCAGCGTGCGATTGCCGCCGACGAGGAAGCACTCACGCGACTGTGTGGCAATTATCTGGATAATGTGAAGGCATACACGCAGAAAGAACGCGTGAAAAACAAATTCACCGGCGAATATGAAGAACCGGATGAACGCCTGATGCGATCCATTGAAGAACGAATTGATATCCCGGACACCAGGAAGGATGATTTCCGTCGCGAAATCATGAACTACATTGGTGCCCTGTCACTGGATGGCAAATCGTTCGACTACAAAACGAATGATCGTCTGCAGAAAGCCCTCGAAATGAAACTGTTTGAGGACCAGAAGGATACGATCAAACTGACGAGTCTGGTTTCAAATGTCGTCGATTCCGAAACGCAGGAAAAGATCGACATCGTTAAAGCACGGCTCATTCGAAATTACGGTTACGACGAAGAATCTGCGACAGACGTCCTGCAGTACGTTGCCAGCATTTTTGCTCGCGGCGATACGAAAAAGAACAGTGACGCTGCCTGA